The following are from one region of the Capsicum annuum cultivar UCD-10X-F1 chromosome 1, UCD10Xv1.1, whole genome shotgun sequence genome:
- the LOC124885346 gene encoding mitogen-activated protein kinase kinase kinase 20-like, whose product MKMSELEVGFYTYQLLNGIVHVHKKGWVHCDIKPANVLVFDNERGGMHKLKLADFGLSLRVGDGMAYMTGRALSNRGTLLYAPPESSTHGFHSKAYDIWSLGCTVAEMMTGYRVWIDCSTKDLQWMIMTEDPMIPTNISEIAKDFLHKCFIRDPLGRWTSEQLLQHPFIQQALCTASISLMPETQEVTRRVSPFGCQIPIPEKDFISLPLEAV is encoded by the coding sequence ATGAAGATGTCAGAATTGGAAGTAGGTTTCTACACATATCAACTCTTAAATGGTATTGTACACGTCCATAAGAAAGGATGGGTTCATTGTGATATTAAACCCGCTAATGTTTTGGTTTTTGATAATGAACGTGGTGGAATGCACAAGTTGAAATTGGCTGATTTCGGATTGTCGTTGAGAGTTGGTGATGGGATGGCATATATGACTGGACGTGCATTGAGTAACCGTGGAACTCTACTTTATGCACCTCCAGAATCTTCGACGCACGGTTTTCATTCCAAAGCTTATGATATATGGTCGTTAGGGTGCACCGTGGCAGAGATGATGACTGGGTATCGCGTTTGGATTGATTGCAGCACTAAAGATCTGCAGTGGATGATTATGACTGAAGATCCCATGATTCCGACTAATATTTCAGAGATAGCCAAAGATTTTTTGCACAAGTGTTTCATAAGGGACCCTCTAGGAAGATGGACATCGGAACAACTACTGCAACATCCTTTTATTCAGCAAGCTTTATGTACTGCGTCAATTTCATTAATGCCTGAAACTCAAGAGGTGACAAGAAGGGTTAGTCCTTTTGGTTGCCAAATTCCAATTCCAGAGAAGGACTTCATCAGTTTGCCCTTAGAAGCAGTTTAA